The proteins below come from a single Pleuronectes platessa chromosome 3, fPlePla1.1, whole genome shotgun sequence genomic window:
- the LOC128437213 gene encoding cytochrome P450 4V2 — MAALLGGSMIPLVGVSVFLAALTYITYKLLSGYLHKWIEMKPIPELPATYPFIGNALELKSSSGEFFRQIEEFTRDFYDKPLFKIWIGPVPFVILYHANTVETLLNNSTHMEKAYIYEFLHPWLGTGLLTSTGKKWRQRRKMLTPTFHFSILTDFLEVMNEQAEVLVEKLEKQAGKGSFNCFSHVTLCALDIICETAMGKKIYAQSNSNSEYVESVYKMSDVVSRRQRKPWFWSDIVYNFFGEGREHDKNLKILHSFTNKVIHERAENISSAEPDSKPENGKKKRQAFLDMLLKTEDEDGNKMSHQDIQEEVDTFMFEGHDTTAASMNWCLHLLGSHPEALSKVQQELQEVFGTSERAANAEDLKKLKYLECVIKEALRLFPSVPFFARRICEDCHINGFKIPQGANAIIVTYALHRDPRYFPEPEEFRPERFLPENSVGRPPYAYIPFSAGLRNCIGQRFAIMEEKVVLSSILRRFSVEACQKREDLQPIGELILRPEKGIWIKLEKRTSQAQSN, encoded by the exons ATGGCAGCCTTACTTGGTGGCTCCATGATTCCCTTAGTGGGAGTCAGCGTCTTCCTGGCTGCTCTCACCTACATCACCTACAAGCTGCTCAGCGGTTACCTGCACAAATGGATCGAGATGAAGCCGATCCCCGAGTTGCCGGCCACGTACCCCTTCATCGGAAACGCACTGGAGTTGAAATCCAGTTCGGGAG AGTTCTTCCGCCAAATTGAGGAATTCACCCGTGATTTCTATGACAAACCTCTGTTCAAGATCTGGATCGGCCCGGTGCCGTTCGTGATCCTGTATCACGCGAACACTGTTGAG ACACTCCTGAATAACTCAACCCATATGGAAAAAGCTTATATATATGAATTCCTCCACCCTTGGCTTGGAACTGGCCTTCTTACCAG CACCGGGAAGAAGTGGCGTCAGCGGCGGAAGATGCTGACGCCCACCTTCCACTTCTCCATCCTGACAGACTTCTTGGAGGTGATGAACGAGCAGGCGGAGGTCCTGgtggagaagctggagaaacaGGCCGGGAAAGGCTCCTTCAACTGCTTCAGCCACGTCACTCTCTGCGCTCTGGACATTATCTGTG AAACTGCAATGGGAAAGAAAATCTACGCCCAGAGCAACTCGAATTCAGAATATGTTGAAAGTGTGTACAA AATGAGTGACGTCGTCAGCCGCAGACAGAGGAAGCCTTGGTTCTGGTCGGACATTGTGTACAACTTCTTTGGTGAAGGTCGGGAGCACGACAAGAATCTCAAGATTCTGCACTCTTTTACAAACAAA GTGATCCATGAAAGAGCAGAGAACATTTCCTCGGCCGAGCCAGACAGCAAACCTGAGAACGGCAAAAAGAAACGCCAGGCTTTCTTGGACATGCTCTTGAAGACCGAAGATGAGGACGGTAACAAGATGAGCCACCAGGACATTCAAGAGGAAGTGGACACCTTCATGTTCGAG GGTCATGACACCACAGCCGCCTCCATGAACTGGTGCCTACATCTGCTGGGCTCCCACCCTGAGGCGCTCAGCAAAGTTCAGCAAGAGCTGCAGGAAGTGTTCG GTACATCTGAGCGGGCCGCGAACGCCGAGGACCTGAAGAAGCTGAAATACCTGGAGTGTGTGATCAAGGAGGCCCTGCGACTGTTTCCCTCTGTGCCTTTCTTCGCCCGGCGCATCTGTGAGGACTGCCACATCA ATGGCTTCAAGATTCCCCAAGGTGCCAACGCAATCATCGTCACGTACGCTCTTCACCGAGACCCGCGATACTTCCCCGAACCCGAGGAGTTCAGGCCCGAGCGCTTCCTGCCTGAGAATTCGGTCGGACGGCCTCCATACGCGTACATCCCCTTCTCCGCTGGACTCCGCAACTGTATCG GTCAGCGTTTTGCAATTATGGAGGAGAAGGTGGTTTTGTCATCCATTCTGCGGCGCTTCAGCGTGGAAGCTTGTCAGAAACGAGAGGATCTTCAGCCGATCGGCGAGCTGATCCTCCGACCAGAGAAGGGCATCTGGATCAAACTGGAGAAGAGGACGAGTCAGGCTCAGTCAAACTAG